A DNA window from Planctomycetota bacterium contains the following coding sequences:
- a CDS encoding ABC transporter permease: MAQRVPEAISGIDAMRGAGQVRAKGFWSEAWGRVFKRPAAILSIGWIGLVAVTAVLAPLLANAHPILLERIGDKGEVLSRSWPLLENLTPTDLLLLLGSIVAIPWLLPTWGLPRSQRLTILVAVSIQAGLSIVILGLLREWLGSAERSESLRQWSREMASPYIASAVVAAIAAAVVIAMPLTQRRGPRVLFAVAAALLVTLAVGSRWQSRLTNFERYAEEEATGKIRAVYTVIPWSPEYVRSDMALARPASKVFERLPSMQGTPLGARPLYLGSDSMGGDVLSQMLWACRLSISIGIVSTGISLLIGVTLGALAGYFGGRIDLLLQRLIEIFMAIPVLFLLIVAAGVLPRNTYVMMAIIGCFSWTGAARFTRAEFLKLRRQDFVQSAQAVGLPLRMILFRHMLPNGVTPVLVDASFSIAAAISVEATLSFLGLGPDGQASWGKLLSSATASTGTFVWWLAVFPGLAIFLSVLSYNLLGESLRDAIDPKLRKAAH, encoded by the coding sequence ATGGCACAGCGGGTCCCCGAGGCGATCAGCGGCATCGACGCGATGCGCGGCGCGGGACAGGTCCGCGCCAAGGGATTCTGGTCCGAAGCCTGGGGCCGTGTCTTCAAGCGGCCCGCCGCGATTCTGTCGATCGGATGGATCGGGCTGGTCGCGGTGACGGCGGTGCTGGCGCCGCTGCTGGCCAACGCGCATCCGATCCTGCTGGAACGGATCGGGGACAAGGGCGAAGTGCTCTCGCGCTCCTGGCCGCTGCTGGAGAATCTCACGCCGACTGATTTGCTCCTGCTGCTGGGATCGATCGTCGCGATTCCCTGGCTGCTGCCCACATGGGGGCTGCCGCGCTCGCAGCGGCTGACGATTCTGGTGGCGGTGAGCATTCAGGCGGGACTCAGCATCGTGATCCTGGGGCTGCTGCGCGAGTGGCTGGGATCCGCTGAGCGCTCGGAATCGCTGCGGCAGTGGAGCCGGGAGATGGCTTCGCCCTACATCGCCAGCGCCGTCGTCGCGGCGATCGCGGCGGCCGTGGTGATCGCCATGCCGCTGACGCAGCGGCGCGGCCCGCGCGTTCTCTTCGCGGTGGCCGCCGCGCTGCTGGTGACGCTGGCGGTCGGCTCGCGCTGGCAGTCCCGGCTCACCAACTTCGAGCGCTACGCCGAGGAGGAGGCGACCGGAAAAATCCGCGCCGTGTACACCGTCATTCCGTGGAGCCCCGAGTACGTCCGCAGCGACATGGCCCTGGCCCGGCCCGCCTCGAAAGTCTTCGAGCGGCTGCCGTCCATGCAGGGGACTCCGCTGGGGGCGCGGCCGCTCTATCTCGGCTCCGACAGCATGGGTGGTGACGTGCTGAGCCAGATGCTCTGGGCGTGCCGCCTCTCGATCTCAATCGGCATTGTCTCCACGGGCATCTCGCTGCTGATCGGCGTCACGCTGGGCGCGCTGGCCGGCTACTTCGGCGGCCGGATCGACCTGCTGCTGCAGCGCCTGATTGAGATCTTCATGGCGATTCCGGTGCTCTTCCTGCTGATCGTGGCCGCGGGCGTGCTGCCGCGCAACACCTACGTGATGATGGCGATCATCGGCTGCTTCAGCTGGACCGGCGCGGCGCGCTTCACGCGTGCGGAGTTCCTCAAACTGCGCCGTCAGGACTTCGTGCAGAGCGCCCAGGCCGTGGGGTTGCCGCTGCGGATGATCCTTTTCCGCCACATGCTGCCCAACGGCGTGACCCCGGTGCTGGTGGACGCGAGCTTCTCGATCGCCGCCGCCATCAGCGTGGAGGCGACGCTGAGCTTCCTGGGGCTGGGGCCCGACGGACAGGCGAGCTGGGGCAAGCTGCTCTCCAGCGCCACCGCGAGCACCGGCACCTTCGTCTGGTGGCTGGCGGTCTTCCCCGGTCTTGCTATTTTCCTCAGCGTGCTGAGCTACAACCTGCTGGGCGAGTCGCTGCGCGACGCGATCGATCCCAAACTCCGGAAGGCGGCCCACTAA